CATGCCGATGCGCAGCGGCTGCTTCGGTGCCTGCGCCTGCGCGGCGGAGGCACCGAAAGCCAGAGCGGCGACGAGGGCGGTGGCTTTGAGAAGGTTCTTCATGGTGGCTGTCTCCTGGGGTTGTGACTGTCTTGGAAAAACGCTGGCAAAGGCGCGCCCCGCGCGGCGCCCGAAGCGCCGCGCCGATGACGACGCGGGAACACGGAAAAAGCCGGCTACGGCACGCTGGCGGCGGCACGCGAGGCCGCGGCCTGCATGCGGTGGAAGCTGCGGAACTTGGTCGGCGGCATGCGCTTGTGCAGCAGGAACTGCCGGTTGAAGTTCGACACGTTGTTGAAGCCCACGTCCATGCAGACATCCAGCACCGGCTTCTCGCTGCTGGTGAGCAGCTCGCAGGCGCGGCTGATGCGCAGCCGGTTCACGTAGCGCACGAACGACTGGCCGGTGTGCTTGCGGAAGGCGCGCGAGAACGCACTCGGGCTCTGGCCCACCAGCTCGGCCAGCATCGGCTCGCGCAGGTCGTCGCCGAGGTTGGCCGCGATGTGCGCCAGCACGTTGTTGATGGCGTGCGACATGAAGGCCTTGGGGTCGGGCTTGAACGCGGGGCTCGCGAGCCGCTGGCGGTCGTTGCTGTCCACCAGCAGTTCGAGCAGCGAGAGCAGCAGGATCACGCGGCGCAGACCGCGCGCTTCGAGCAGCGATTCCATCAGGGGCTTGGCGGCGACGGCGGTTTCGGCCGAGAAGAGCAGGCCCGAACCCGATTCGGCCAGCAGCGGGGCAATGCGCTCGAACTCGGGAAAGGCGGCCGCCATGTTCGTCGCCAGCTGCGCCGGAAACTGGATCACGATGCCGCGCCGCTCCACGCTCTGGCCCGCGGGCACGTCGCTGATCCAGTTGTGCGGCAGGTCGGGGCCCATCAGCACGAGGTTGCCGGGCTCGAAGTGGCCGACGTGGTCGCCCACGAAATACACGCCCCGGGTCTCGACGATCAGCTGGATCTCGTACTCCGGATGGAAGTGCCAGCGCACCGTGCGATACGGATAGCCGTGCGCCCAGGCGGTGAATGATTCGTCACCGCGGACTTCGACGATTTCCAGATCGGGCTGCATGGACGGTTCCTTTTCCTTGTCTCGGGGCGCACTGTACGAATCGCCCCGGGCGCCAACAACCAGAGATGGCGCTCGAAATTGATACTTTTTTGACTTTTGTGCAAGCCCGCCGGCCAAGGCGTTGCATCGCAGCAAAGCCCTTTCTCCTCGGGAGAGAGGCCGTGCCGCACGGTGATTGCTGCGCCGCCGCAAGACCGCCGGGCGGCGCGTCAAGAATTCATAGGTGTTTTCCCGCCCCGCGAAGGCCGGGCGGCGGCGCGGCACACTCTGGCGCCATGACGAACACCTCTTCTTCTTCCCCGGTCGCGGGCCCGCTGGCCGGCCTCAAGGTCGTCGAGCTCGGGCAGCTGATCGCCGGGCCCTTCGCGGCGCGCACGCTGGCCGACTTCGGCGCCGAGGTCATCAAGATCGAGCCGCCGGGCGCGGGCGATCCGCTGCGCAGCTGGCGGCTTCTGAAGGACGGCACCTCGGTGTGGTGGCAGGTGCAGTCGCGCAACAAGCGTTCGCTCGCGCTCGACCTGCGCCAGCCAGAGGCACAGGCCCTCGTGCGGCAACTGGCCGCCGAGGCCGACGTGCTGGTCGAGAACTTCCGCCCCGGCGCGATGGAGGGCTGGGGCCTCGGCCCGGACGAACTGCTGGCCGCCAACCCCGCGCTCGTGATGCTGCGCATCAGCGGCTACGGACAGACCGGCCCCTACCGCGACCGGCCGGGCTTCGGTGTCGTGGCCGAGGCCATGGGCGGGCTGCGCCACCTCACGGGCGAGCCCGGCCGCGTGCCGGTGCGCGTGGGCG
This genomic window from Variovorax paradoxus contains:
- a CDS encoding AraC family transcriptional regulator; protein product: MQPDLEIVEVRGDESFTAWAHGYPYRTVRWHFHPEYEIQLIVETRGVYFVGDHVGHFEPGNLVLMGPDLPHNWISDVPAGQSVERRGIVIQFPAQLATNMAAAFPEFERIAPLLAESGSGLLFSAETAVAAKPLMESLLEARGLRRVILLLSLLELLVDSNDRQRLASPAFKPDPKAFMSHAINNVLAHIAANLGDDLREPMLAELVGQSPSAFSRAFRKHTGQSFVRYVNRLRISRACELLTSSEKPVLDVCMDVGFNNVSNFNRQFLLHKRMPPTKFRSFHRMQAAASRAAASVP